The sequence GGCGAAGCTGCCGGGGCTGCCCGGGGCCGCTCAGGCCGCAGTGAGGGCCGAGGCGCAAGCGGGGGTGACGTACGCCGGGGTGGCGCAGATTGAGACCGTTGCAGTCGCTGCGGACGGCTTCACGTTCGGCCTCGCGCCAGGAGCTGTTGCGATGTCGTCGCCCGGCGCTCGCGGCGGCGGGAGCCCCCCGGCTGGATGCCGGGAATGGCAGACGCACGGTGGCCTCTACAAGGGAAGGGGCAGTGCGGGCCCGGGCAGAGAGTGGCACCACATCGTGGAGCAGACAGAGGGGAACGTTCGTCAGTTCGGGCCCGAAGCCATCCACAACACGGATAACGTCATCGCCCTCGATAAAGCGCTGCATGACCTTGTGAGCGCGTTCTACTCATCCAAGAAACCACGGATTACGAACTCCGACCTGACCGTGCGTGAGTGGCTGAGCACTCAGTCCTACCAGGCTCAACGCGACTTCGGACTCCTGGCCATCGAGAACATCCGGAAGGGGATCTGGCGATGACGATTGAGTCCCTCGTGCAGGAATTCGCAGCGAATGTGACCGCGCAGACCGGGGCCATTCTTCGAGGGGATGCCAAGACCGGCAACAAGCATGCAGACCGATACATGGCAGCTTTTCGAAAGCTGCGTGCTCATGGGGATGAGGGACGAGAAGCCCTGGCTGTGCTCCTCAAGCATCCGAGCGTAGACGTGAGGACGATGGCCGCTGCGTACCTGCTTCGTTACCGGACCGCAGAAGCCAAGGCTGTGCTTGAGGAGGCGGCGCGCGGCGAGGGGATGATTGCCTTCGAGTGTCAATACACCCTCAAGCATTGGGCCGACGGGACCTGGGCCCTCGACCCTGAGTAGCGCCATGGCTTCCGGCCGAAGACCTCGACCGTGATGCCCATTGCCATTGAGAACATGAAGAAGGGTGTCTGGAGATGAAGCTGGAAGCCTTCGTCAAACAATCTGCCGAGAACGTCGAAGGACAGACGGACGCCGTCTTCACACCGGGCGCTGATCCGGAAGACAAGCACGGGGAGCTTTGTATCGCCTCATTCAAAGAGCTTCGCACATACGGGGACATGGGCCGCGAGGCGCTCGCTACACTGTCTACGCATCCTCGAGCGGACGTTCGGACGGCGGCTGCCGCTTTCTTGCTCCGCTATCGAACTACTGAAGCCAAAGCCATCTTGGAGGAAGTGGCGAAGGGTGAAGGCTTCATCACCTTTGGGGCGGGACAGGCTTTGAAACGATGGGAAGAGGGCACCTGGGCCCTCGACCCGGAGTAGTTCCATGCCTGCACGCAGTACTACGGGAACTCGAAAGTCACCGCTGGCCTCCCCGGGAGCCGTTCATCAAGGTACTCAGACAGCACCTGGCGCAGGCGCAGCGAGTCGTCCTCGACGAGTTGCTTCAGCTCGGCCAGGGCCTTCAGGCCCTCGAGCACCAGGTCTCCGGCAACGCCGAAGTCGATGAAGCAGGCCAGCTCGTCGGCCCCCGCCTCCACCAGCCGGTCCACCATGGACAGACAGGACGTCGGCGTGCCGATGAGCGCGCTCATCCGGTAGTGCTGCTCGAAGGCGAAGGTGGCCAGGGAGTCGAGCCACTTCGGGTCATCGATGTCCACCTGGAGATTCAGGCTGTGGACGCGCGCCTGTTGCAACCGCAGGTGCGTGCGCAGGTAGTGCGTGAGCGGCCCGCGCACCTGGTCGAGCACTTCGTCAGGCTCCCTCCCCACGAAGGTATGCAACATCACCGACACCGTGCCCGCCGCCGGATCGTGCCCCGCACGCGCCCGGGCCGCCCGGTAGAGGGCAATCTTCTCCCGCACCTCTTCCACCGGCTGCGAGGCCAGCGAGGTGAGGACGTTGACGCCCAGCTCTCCCGCCTTCTCGAAGAGCTCGGGGTTGCCGGGACAGGTGAGCCACACCGGCAGCTCGGGCTGCACCGGCCGGGGAAAGGTGCGCAATCGCACTTCGTTGCCGGCGCCATCCCGGGTGGAGACGGCTCCTCCACGCCACAGCTCGCGCACCTGCTCGAGTGACTGGAACAGCACCTCGCGCTTGTGCTCGAAGTTGTCCGGCGCCAGGGCGAAGTCGTTGGGCATCCAGCCGGACGTCACCGACAGGCCCACCCGGCCCCCGGAGAGGTTGTCGATGACGGACCACTCCTCCGCCACCCGGAAGGGCGTGTGCAGGGGCAGCACCACGCTGCCAGAGCGCAGGCCGATGCGCTCAGTGACGGTCGACAGCGCGGCACTCAGCACCGAAGGGTTCGGATAGAGACCGCCGTGCTCGTCGAAGTGGCGCTCGGGCGTCCAGATGGCCGTGAAGCCGTTGCGGTCCGCGAGCTTCGCTGCCTCCAGATAAAGGCGGTACTTGTCACGCGCGCCGGCATCCTCGTTGGCGAAGAAGAACAAGCCGAAGCCGGGCTTCTTCCGGGCTCCGGCCGACTGGCTCGCCGGCACCACCCGAGCCACCAGCGCGCCAGAACCGGGAACCTCCGGGGCCACTCTCACGGACACCTGGGCCACCGCCGGGTGCCGGGCGAGGACGGCTTCGACCTCCGCCGCTCCGAAGCGGGCACCCACTGTGACGGTGCTCGCTCCCGTGCTGGCCCGAGCCTCCGCGCTTCCCGTCGCGCTCGCGGGAGGCGTGAGCGCGGAGGGCTCCTGTTCCGCTCGCAGTGCCAGCTCCTCCAGGAGCGCGCCGAGGTGCTCCGCGGCCCGGGCCACCGCCGTGGCGTCGAGCTGCCCGGAGTCGTAGAGGAACCGCAGTTCCAGCCGGGGGCCCTGCGCGGCCCGCACGACGAGCGGCGCGGGGAGGACCGCCGTGGCATGGGTGATGGCGTGGAAGCCCAGGCTCCGGGCCAGTGGCCCCAGGGTCTCGTCCTCGGGCTCGGCGGTGACGATGCTCTCGAAGAGCGGCGTGTCCTCCGGCACCTCCAGCCAGCTCCGGAGCTGGGAGGGCGCGGCATGGTCCGAGGCGCGTGCCTCGGCGTGCTCGGCCTGGACACCTCGGAGCCAGCGCAGCAGCGTGCCTCGCGAGGGCACCTGGAGGCGTCGCGGCACGAGGGGCGAGAGGCGGCCCACCAGCGTGCCGCCACCGGACAGCGCGGAGGGGAGGGTGGTGGCGAAGGTACCGAAGAGCTGCTCCTCCCCCTGGCCCTCCTGGTGGAGGAGCACCGCCCATGCGGCCTCGAGCAGCGTCGCGAGCTCCAGTGTGTGTTGTCGCAGGAAGGCCTGGACGCGAGCCGTGGCCGCGGGGGACAGGAAGAAGCGTTGCAGCGCGCTCTCTCCCTCGGGAGCGCCGTCCCGAGGCCCCACGCGCCATCCGGCGGGAAGCCGCGAGCGGGGGGCGCCTCGGAGCAGCTCTCGCATCCGCCGTTCCGCCTCGCGTGCATCCTGTTGCTCGAGCCACGCCATGAAGTCCCGGTGCGGACGGCTCTTCCCGAGCCCTGCTTCGCTCCCGTCACGCGCGGCCCTGTAGAGCAGGAACAGCTCCCGGAGGCAGACCCGCGCCGAGGCCTCGTCGAGGACGAGCGGGTGGTACGCGAGAAGGACTGTTCCCGACTCCGGTGAGTCCCGCACCACCGTGGCGCGCAGCAGGGGGGCGTTCGAGGGATTCAGGCTGGATGCCGCGGGGTGCTCCGTCCGTTGCTCCAGTCGCGGCTCTGCCTTCTCGCGCACCACCTGCACGGGCTCGTTCATGCCCTGGGCGAAGAAGGCGGTGCGCAGGGCGTCGTGGCGGGCGATGAGCTGGCGCAGGGCGGACTCGAGGGCCGCTTCGTCCAGCCCCTGGCGGAAGCTCCACCGCACGTGGGCGGGCCGTGCCTCCGGAGCCGAGGGGCGCGCGAGGAGCTCCCTCTGCGCGGGCGAGAGCCTGTACACATCCTGGACGTTCTTCATGGTCTCCTCAGCGCGCGGAGGTTCCGCCTTCGAGGCAGGAGCGAAGCGGGTCGGCGAGCCGCGCGACGTGGGGCTCGGCCATCACGGAGTAGTGGTCGCCCGGCAGGTCGATGAGCCTCGGCGGGTGCTGAGTCACGGCATCCCATCCTCCCAGCGGTCCCGAGGCGGCCTGGAGCGCGCCTGCCTCCGGACGGAAGAGGAGGATTCGCGCGGGGTGGCCCCGGCCGGGTACGTATTCCTGGAAGGCGCGGGCGTGTGCGCGGTAGACGCCGAAGCGGGCGCGCAGCATCTCCGGGCCCACGCCAGGAGGCAGGGCCCCCACGCTCCGGGCCCGCTCTCCCAGCAGGGAGAGCCGGGCCTCGTCCGACAGCGGCGCGAGCTCCTCGGCCGAGAGCGAGAAGTCATGTCCGGCGATGCGCCCCAGCTCCGTCGCGAAGCCCAACAGCAGCGTCGTGTCGTCGAGCCGCGCGCTGGCGCCTCCCGGTTGGAGGGTGGGCACCCAGCTGTCGATGAGCGCGACGGTCTCCACCGCCTGCCCGCGCCGCAGCAGCTCCCGCGCCATCTCGAAGACGACGAGGCCTCCCATGGACCAGCCCGCGAGGAAGTAGGGGCCCTCGGGTTGGACCTTCCGCAGGACTTCGAGGTACGCCGCCGCCATGGCCTCGAGGCTCGTGAAGGGCTCGCGCTGGCCATCGAGCCCCGGGGCCTCGAGCCCGTAGAGCGGCTGCTCCGGCCCCAGGTGACGCGCGAGCTGCACGTAGCAGAGCGCGCTGCCTCCAATGGGGTGCACGCAGAAGAGCGGCCGGCGCTTGCCCCGGGTCTGGATGGGAACCAGGGGCGTCCACTCGGTGGTGGCGGGCTCCTGACGCAGCAGCTCGGCGAGCCGCTCGATGGTGGGGTGCGTGAAGAGCACCGACAGGGGCAGCGTGCGGCCCAGCCGCTTGGAGATCTGCGACAGCAGGCTCATCGCGAGCAGCGAGTGCCCGCCCAGCGCGAAGAAGCTCTGGTCGATGCCCACCGGCCGCACATTCAGCAATCCCTCCCACAGCTCGACGAGCCGCAGCTCCACGGCGTCGCGAGGTGCCGCCAGCGCCGCCTGGGGGACGCGGGCGTTCGTGGGAGCGGGCAGGGCCTTGCGGTCCACCTTGCCGTTGGGCGACAGGGGCATTGCGTCCAGCACCACCACGGCCGAGGGCACCATGTGCGCGGGCAGCCGCTCCGAGAGGAAGCCTCGCAGTGCCTCCGCCTCCGGGGCCGCGCCCGCGCTCGGGACGGCGTAGGCCACCAGTCGCCTGTCACCCGGCACGTCCTCGCGTGCCACCACCACCGCCTCCTTCACGGCGGAGTGCTCCAGGAGCCTGGCTTCAATTTCCCCCGTCTCGATGCGGAAGCCGCGGATCTTCACCTGATGGTCGGCGCGGCCGAGGAACTCGATGCGGCCGTCGGGCAGATACCGGGCGATGTCTCCCGTCCGGTACATGCGCGCTCCCGGCTCCCAGACGAAGGCGAAGGGGTTGGGGAGGAAGCGCTCCGCGGTGAGCTCCGGCCGGTGCAGGTAGCCCACCGCGAGCCCGTCACCGCCGATGTAGAGCTCTCCGGGCACGCCCACGGGCACGGGCTGGAGCTCCCCGTCCAGCAGGTACACCTGGGTGTTGGCGATGGGCCGGCCGATGGAGACCGTGCGCTCCACCTGGGCCGGCTCCTTCAACACGTAGCAGGTGGTGAAGGTGGCGCTCTCCGTCGGGCCGTAGCCGTTGATGACGTGGCCCCCTCGCGCAAGCCGCTCCTTCACCCGTCCCGGAGGCAGCACGTCGCCCCCGGCGAGCACCTGGTGCACGGAGTCCAGCGCCTCGGGGTGGTACGCCACCATCTGGTCGAAGAGGGGTGTCGTCAGCCAGAGCGTCGTCACCCCGTGGCGCTCGAGCACCCGTCCCAGCTCTTCGAGCGAGTGCATGTGCGGAGGGCACACCGCCAGCTTCGCCCCGTGGAGCAGGCTCCCGAACAACTCGAAGGCCGAGGTGTCGAAGGAGATGGGTGACAGCAGCAGGAAGGTCTTCCCCGGCCCCGTCTCGAAGTAGCCGGTGTCCATCGCCATCCGCATCACGCCGCGGTGGGGCACGCACACGCCCTTGGGCCGTCCCGTCGAGCCCGAGGTGTACATGACATACGCGAGGTCCATGGGGCTGGTGCCCGCGGAGGGCGGCGGCTCCTCGCGCAGCGCGGCGAGCCGCTCACGGTCCTCGTCCATGAGCACCCGCTGCTCGCCAGCGGCCGGCAGCACGTCCGCCAGCGAGCGCTGGGTGACGAGCACCGAGACGCGGGCCTGGTCCAGCATGAAGGCCAGACGATCTCGCGGGTAGGCCGGGTCCAGAGGGAGGTAGGCGCCCCCCGCCTTGAGGATGCCGAGCACGCCGACCACCGTCTCCGGCGAGCGCTCCAGGCACAGTCCCACGATGGAGCCACGCCCCACTCCGAGCGAGCGCAGGTGCCAGGCGAGCTGGTTGGCGCGCCTGTCCAGCTCCGCGTACGTCAACCGCGCGCCCTCGGCCTCCACGGCCACGGCGTCCGGCGTCCGGGCCACCTGCGCCTCGAAGACCTCGTGGAGGCAGGCGTCCCGGGGGAAGGACTTCGTGGTGGCGTTCCAGTCCACCAGGAGCTGGCGTCGCTCCTCCTCGGTGACGAGCGGCAGCTCGCGCAACCGCCGCTCCGGGTTGGCGGCCAGGCCCTCCAGGAGGACGCGCACGTGCCCGAGCATCCGGTCGATGATGGCGGTGTCGAAGCGGTCCGTGTCGTAGACGAGCTGGAGCTTCAACGTCTCGCCCAGGTCCGCCACGAAGGTGAGGGGATGGCCCGTCCGCGGGTCCGCGTAGTCGATGTCCTCCAGGGACACCTTCCCCCCGGCGATGGGCCCGAGCCTCGGCTTCGCGGCGTTGTGGAAGGCGACGACGCTGTGGAACAGCGGCTGCCCGCGAGGCACCTGACTCGAGCCCTGCACGTCCACCAGTGAGAGCTGGTCATGCCGCCGCGCGGCGAGCTGATCCGCCTGGAGCTGCTTCAGCCATGGCAGCAGCGGAGCCTCCGGGGGCACCTCCGTGCGGTGTACCAGCGTGTTGATGAGGAGCCCCAACATCATCTCGGAGCCGGGGAGCGCGGCGGAGCGGCTGGACGTCACATTGCCAAAGGCCACGTCGCGCTCGCCGCTGTAACGGCCGAGCAGCAACGCCCAGGCCCCCTGCACGAGCGTCCCCGGCGTGAGCTGATGCTTCCGGGCGAGCGCCATGAGCTGCTCCGTCGTGGTGGCGGGCACGGTGAGCCAGCGGGAGGCGTACGTCGCATCCGCCTGGGGCGGCAGCTCGGTGCCACGGTCCACCCACAGCGGCGTGGGCGCGGCGAAACCGTGGAGCGCCTGCTTCCAGTAGCGCTCCGCCTCGGCGCGGTCTCTCCGCGACAGCCAGGCGATGAAGTCCCGGTAGGGCCGGGTCGGCTCCAGCTCCGGCTCGCGTCCCTGCGAGAGTGCGTCGTAGTGGAGGGCGACTTCCCTCAGGCACAGGGGCAGTGACCAGCCATCGAGCAGCAGGTGGTGGTAGCTCCACAGGCACCGGTACAGCTCCGGTCCGAGCCGCACGAGGGTGAGGCGCATGAGGGGCGCCGCCGAGAGGGTGAAGCCTCGCCGCCGGTCGGCCTCGAGCACAGCCTTCCAGCGCGCCTCCTGCTCGTGCTCCGTCAGCCCCTGGAGGTCGTGCTGCTCCCAGGGCACCTCGACCTTGTTGCGCACGGCCTGGACGGGTTCGGCGAGGCCCTCCCAGAAGAAGGCCGTGCGCAGGACGGCATTGCGCTCCACCACCCGCTGGAAGGCCCGCTGCAACAGCGGCAGCTCGAGCGGGCCGCGCCATCGCCAGTACACCTGCTCCACGTACGTGCCTCCCCGGGGAGAGAAGAGGCTGTGGAACAGCATGCCCTGCTGCATCGGCGAGAGCTTGTAGACATCATCGACGTTCTTCATCGCGTCCTCGGGGATGCCTGCGGGGTCATTCGTCGGATTGGTCGGCCTGCTCGAGCAGGAGCGCGAGCGTGTCCATCTGCGCTTCGTCCAGTCCGGCGAGGGGGAAGTCCAACGGGGTGAGGGCGGCGCGGGTATCCGGGTCCTCGGCGCACAGCGCGCGCAGCGCTCCGAGGACGTCCGCTACGAGCCGCTCCGCCACTGGCTCGCGGCAGGCGCCCGCGTCGTAGGTACAGCGCACGTGGAGCTGGTCACCGGACAGGAAGCCCTCGAGCTCCAGCAGGTTTCCGCCCGACAGGCTCCGGCCGGAGAGCCCTTCCGGGAGCGCCTGGTCCGCGCCGAGCAGCCGCAGCCCCACCTCTGCACGGGGAAGCTGGGACGTGCTGGAGGCCGCCCCCGCCGGGAGCTGGCGGACCTGCTCCTTGATGCTCTTGAGGAGCGCCACTTCGCCGGAGCCCTCGGGGACTTCGAGCCGCAACGGCCAGCTCACGTCGAAGCAGCCCACGGTGCGCGAGCAGTCGAGGCCCTCGAACGCGCCGCGTGCCTCCCGGGTGAAGTCGACGAGGTGCGCGCGCCCGCCCGTCCAGGCCGAGAGCGCCCGTGACAGCCCCATGAGCAGCGCCTCACCCAGGTCGGCGCGCCAGGCGCTCGTGAGCTTCTCCTGGAGGGCCCGCGTCTCCTCCGCCGAGAGCGACCCGATGTGCTCGCGCACGGAGCCCTTCGTGGCGTGCTCCAGGGGAAGACGCGTGAGGTCTCCCGAGAGCCAGTGCGTCTCGGTGCTCCGGGTCTCCGCCAGGCGCTCCGCCCACGTCTTGAACGGTGCCGTCTTCGGGCGCGGGCCCTCGCCGTCCTTTCGCCGCAGGGCCTCCTTCAGGTCTCCGGCCAGGAGGTTCCACGAGCCCCCGTCGATGACGAGGGCATGGCCCGCCAGCAGGAGGGAGTCTTCCCGTCCCGGGCCGTGGCGGAAGCGGGCCGCCGCCAGCAGCACTCCGTGGCTCGGGTCGAGCATCGCCAGGAGCCGCTCCTGCGCGGCGCGGCGCGAGGCCGGGTGCTCTCCCTGGGGGAGAGGCGCGAGGTCGACCTCCAGGAGCGGTACCTCGCCTCCCGGAGGCGTGCCCTCCTGCTTCCAGCCCGCGCTCTCACGGGTGAAGCGGTGGCGGAGCGCATCGTGTTGGGACAGCAGCTCGCCGAGCACCTTCGTCAGCCGGGAGTCCTCGAGGGCGCCGGGCAGGTCGAGCCACAGCGTCCGGCTCGTCCGTGCGAGCGCCTCCGGAGCGCCTTCCAGGAGACGGTGCTGCTCCGGCGTGAGCGGTACGGGGCCTACCACCGGGCCCTGATGGGTCAGCAATCCCTCGAGCACCCGCGCGAGCTGCGCGATGGTCGAGCTCTGGAAGAACTGCTCCGGGTTGAGCTGGAGTCCCAGCCGGCTCCCACGGGCCATGATTTGAATGGCCTGCACGGAGTCGCCACCGAGCTCGAAGAAGTCGTCGTGGACGCCGATGCCTTCGATGCCGAGCACCTCCTGCCACGAGCCGGCGAGCTTCCGCTCGAGCTCGTTGCGAGGTGCCACGTAGGCCGTCTTCAGCTCTGGACGGGGCTGCAGCCCGCCCTCGGTGCGCTGCCCTGCCGCCGCCTCCGCGATGCGCTCGCGTACGACTTCGTCGGTGTGCTGGAGCGTGGCCTTCAGGTCTCTCACCGAGACCACCACCTGCGGCATCACCCGGGCCGCCAGCAGCCGCTCGAGCGCGGCCACGCCCTCGTGGGGGAGGATTTCCTCACGTTTGCTTCCGGGCTCCTCGGAGCGGCTCCCGGCCTCCGGCTCTGGAGCGGCCAGGGCGCGGAGCTCGGCGGCGGGGTCGTTCACCCGCTTCTGCGTCAGCCGCTCCACCTCGACGAGCACCCGGCCCTGCTCATCCGTCAACGCGACTTCGAAGGCGAGCGTCTCTCCATCCGAGGCCGCCTGCTCCAGGAAGCGCGCATGGGCGTGGATGCGCCGAGGCACGGGGCCGTGGAAGCACAGCCGCCCGTAGCCGAACGGCAGGTAATAGCCGTGCGCGGCGAGGAAGCTCTTCGCCATGCCGGACGTCCGGTCCATCAGCGGGGGATGGAAGAGCATGTGCTCGAAGTCGGCGGCGAACTCCGCCTGCATCTCCAGCGTGAGCAGCAGCTCGCCCTGCCCGACGTGGAGCTCGCGGACGCTGCGCCAGCGCGGCCCGAGGTCCTCCTCGTACTCGGCCTCGAACGAGGACGGAGTGTGTCCGCAGCGACGGCGGATGGCGTCGAGGTCGAGGAACCGGGACTCGCGGGAGGCGATGAACCGGGCACGGCCGGTGGCGTGCGCCGTGGCCTTTCCGGAGCCATCCCGGGGCTGGGTGCGCACGACCCAGCGGTAGCCGTCGCCTTCCTCCTCGAGGATGAGCCGCGCTTCACGCGTCTCCCCGTCCGGCACGCGCAGCGGGAAGAGGAAGAAGGTGTCGACCAGCTCGAGCGTCCGCCCCTGCGCGCGCCCGGCGAGCGCGGCCCGCACCAGCTCGAACCAGGCCACGCCAGGGACGGTGGGGACGCCGAGGATGCGGTGCTCGTCCACGACCCAGCGGGAGCGCGGGTCTCCGATGTCGCTGGCGAAGACGAGGCGCTCCGGCGTGTCGACGAGGCAGCGGTGGAGGAGGGGATGGTCGAGCTGCCGGACTGGCTCGTCCTCCCGGGCGCCCTTGCGCGCCGCCATGCCGACCTCGTCCCACGCGCCCCAGTTCACAGCCACCGCGTGGATGCCGGTGCGGGACTGCCAGGCGCGCAGGAAGGCGTCCAGGAAGGTGTTGGCCGCCGTGTAGTCCACCTGGCCGAGCCGGCCGACGACGGAGGACAGCGAGGAGCAGGCCACGAGGAAGTCGAGTGGCGTCCCCTCGAGCGCGGCCGCCAGCACCTGCGTCCCCTTCACCTTGGGAGCCAGGACGGTGGGGGCCGTCTCGGGCGCCTTGAGCTGGATGAGCCCGCCGCCCGCGACACCTGCCGCGTGGATGACGCCATGGAGCGCTCCGAAGCGCTCCCGGGCCTCCGCGAGGACTTCCCGCATCGCCTCGAGGTCGGTCACATCCGCGCGCCGCACCCAGACCTCCGCGCCCCGCTCCTCGAGCCGCTGGACGGCGAGGATTCTCCGGCGCGTGTCCTCCTGGCCCGAAGCCTCCAGCAGCCGGGGCCACTCCTCACGCGGGGGAAGCGCCGTGCGGCTGGTGAGCACGAGCCGGGCCTGGACCCGCGACGCGAGGGCCTCGGCGAGCGCGAGCCCCATGCCTCCGAAGCCGCCCGTGATGAGGTAGACGCCGCGCTCGCGCAGCGGGGGCGTGGCGCCGTCCTCGAGGCGCAGCGAGTCGAACTCCTGCACCCAGCGCTTGTGGCCCCGCCAGGCGACCACGGGCTCCTCGGACGCGGAGGCCACCTCCGTGGCGAGCAGCTCGACGAGCCTCCCGGAAACAGGGCCGCCCGAGGGAGGCAGGGCGACATCCACGCTCCGGCAGCGCACGCTGGGGTACTCGCGGGGGATGACGCGGACCGGCCCCAGCGCCGCCGCCTGCTCGGGCCACACCAGGTCTCCTCCGGTGACTTCCTGCATGCCGTTGGTCACGACCACCAGGTGCACGGGCTTCTCGAAGCCCTGGCTCCCGAGCGCCTGCGCCAGGAAGAGCAGGCTGTA comes from Pyxidicoccus parkwaysis and encodes:
- a CDS encoding DUF2019 domain-containing protein, coding for MTIESLVQEFAANVTAQTGAILRGDAKTGNKHADRYMAAFRKLRAHGDEGREALAVLLKHPSVDVRTMAAAYLLRYRTAEAKAVLEEAARGEGMIAFECQYTLKHWADGTWALDPE
- a CDS encoding DUF2019 domain-containing protein, which gives rise to MKLEAFVKQSAENVEGQTDAVFTPGADPEDKHGELCIASFKELRTYGDMGREALATLSTHPRADVRTAAAAFLLRYRTTEAKAILEEVAKGEGFITFGAGQALKRWEEGTWALDPE
- a CDS encoding MupA/Atu3671 family FMN-dependent luciferase-like monooxygenase: MKNVQDVYRLSPAQRELLARPSAPEARPAHVRWSFRQGLDEAALESALRQLIARHDALRTAFFAQGMNEPVQVVREKAEPRLEQRTEHPAASSLNPSNAPLLRATVVRDSPESGTVLLAYHPLVLDEASARVCLRELFLLYRAARDGSEAGLGKSRPHRDFMAWLEQQDAREAERRMRELLRGAPRSRLPAGWRVGPRDGAPEGESALQRFFLSPAATARVQAFLRQHTLELATLLEAAWAVLLHQEGQGEEQLFGTFATTLPSALSGGGTLVGRLSPLVPRRLQVPSRGTLLRWLRGVQAEHAEARASDHAAPSQLRSWLEVPEDTPLFESIVTAEPEDETLGPLARSLGFHAITHATAVLPAPLVVRAAQGPRLELRFLYDSGQLDATAVARAAEHLGALLEELALRAEQEPSALTPPASATGSAEARASTGASTVTVGARFGAAEVEAVLARHPAVAQVSVRVAPEVPGSGALVARVVPASQSAGARKKPGFGLFFFANEDAGARDKYRLYLEAAKLADRNGFTAIWTPERHFDEHGGLYPNPSVLSAALSTVTERIGLRSGSVVLPLHTPFRVAEEWSVIDNLSGGRVGLSVTSGWMPNDFALAPDNFEHKREVLFQSLEQVRELWRGGAVSTRDGAGNEVRLRTFPRPVQPELPVWLTCPGNPELFEKAGELGVNVLTSLASQPVEEVREKIALYRAARARAGHDPAAGTVSVMLHTFVGREPDEVLDQVRGPLTHYLRTHLRLQQARVHSLNLQVDIDDPKWLDSLATFAFEQHYRMSALIGTPTSCLSMVDRLVEAGADELACFIDFGVAGDLVLEGLKALAELKQLVEDDSLRLRQVLSEYLDERLPGRPAVTFEFP
- a CDS encoding non-ribosomal peptide synthetase, with protein sequence MKNVDDVYKLSPMQQGMLFHSLFSPRGGTYVEQVYWRWRGPLELPLLQRAFQRVVERNAVLRTAFFWEGLAEPVQAVRNKVEVPWEQHDLQGLTEHEQEARWKAVLEADRRRGFTLSAAPLMRLTLVRLGPELYRCLWSYHHLLLDGWSLPLCLREVALHYDALSQGREPELEPTRPYRDFIAWLSRRDRAEAERYWKQALHGFAAPTPLWVDRGTELPPQADATYASRWLTVPATTTEQLMALARKHQLTPGTLVQGAWALLLGRYSGERDVAFGNVTSSRSAALPGSEMMLGLLINTLVHRTEVPPEAPLLPWLKQLQADQLAARRHDQLSLVDVQGSSQVPRGQPLFHSVVAFHNAAKPRLGPIAGGKVSLEDIDYADPRTGHPLTFVADLGETLKLQLVYDTDRFDTAIIDRMLGHVRVLLEGLAANPERRLRELPLVTEEERRQLLVDWNATTKSFPRDACLHEVFEAQVARTPDAVAVEAEGARLTYAELDRRANQLAWHLRSLGVGRGSIVGLCLERSPETVVGVLGILKAGGAYLPLDPAYPRDRLAFMLDQARVSVLVTQRSLADVLPAAGEQRVLMDEDRERLAALREEPPPSAGTSPMDLAYVMYTSGSTGRPKGVCVPHRGVMRMAMDTGYFETGPGKTFLLLSPISFDTSAFELFGSLLHGAKLAVCPPHMHSLEELGRVLERHGVTTLWLTTPLFDQMVAYHPEALDSVHQVLAGGDVLPPGRVKERLARGGHVINGYGPTESATFTTCYVLKEPAQVERTVSIGRPIANTQVYLLDGELQPVPVGVPGELYIGGDGLAVGYLHRPELTAERFLPNPFAFVWEPGARMYRTGDIARYLPDGRIEFLGRADHQVKIRGFRIETGEIEARLLEHSAVKEAVVVAREDVPGDRRLVAYAVPSAGAAPEAEALRGFLSERLPAHMVPSAVVVLDAMPLSPNGKVDRKALPAPTNARVPQAALAAPRDAVELRLVELWEGLLNVRPVGIDQSFFALGGHSLLAMSLLSQISKRLGRTLPLSVLFTHPTIERLAELLRQEPATTEWTPLVPIQTRGKRRPLFCVHPIGGSALCYVQLARHLGPEQPLYGLEAPGLDGQREPFTSLEAMAAAYLEVLRKVQPEGPYFLAGWSMGGLVVFEMARELLRRGQAVETVALIDSWVPTLQPGGASARLDDTTLLLGFATELGRIAGHDFSLSAEELAPLSDEARLSLLGERARSVGALPPGVGPEMLRARFGVYRAHARAFQEYVPGRGHPARILLFRPEAGALQAASGPLGGWDAVTQHPPRLIDLPGDHYSVMAEPHVARLADPLRSCLEGGTSAR